The following proteins come from a genomic window of Flavobacterium crocinum:
- a CDS encoding PSP1 domain-containing protein, which translates to MACTSCSTSDGGAPKGCKNNGTCGTDSCNKLTVFDWLSNMSPSNGEAIFDCVEVRFKNGRKEFFRNSEKLTLSIGDIVATVASPGHDIGIVTLTGELVKIQMKKKGVNPDSNEVPKIYRKASQKDIDIWSVARDREEPMKVRARELAIQHKLEMKISDIEFQGDGSKATFYYTANDRVDFRMLIKDFAKEFSTRVEMKQVGFRQEAARLGGVGSCGRELCCSTWLTDFRSVNTSAARYQQLSLNPQKLAGQCGKLKCCLNYELDTYMDALKDFPDYDTKLITEKGDAVCQKQDIFKGLMWFAYTNNFANWHVLKIDQVKEIIAENKQKNKVSSLEDFALEVVAEPEKDFNNAMGQESLTRFDQPKRKKKPNRKRKQNAEAAGVAAPVKPQQEKNTNNAKPSGNNNPNNGNNANKPNNPNKQNHKKKHNSNKNNPNKQNSNDNKSAEPRKPITNTKNENKK; encoded by the coding sequence ATGGCATGTACAAGTTGTTCAACCTCAGATGGTGGCGCACCAAAAGGTTGTAAAAATAATGGGACTTGCGGCACCGATAGCTGCAATAAATTGACGGTTTTTGACTGGCTTTCGAACATGAGTCCGTCTAATGGAGAGGCAATTTTTGATTGTGTTGAGGTTCGTTTTAAAAACGGACGCAAGGAATTTTTTAGAAATTCAGAGAAATTAACTTTAAGTATTGGCGATATTGTAGCAACTGTTGCATCGCCAGGACATGATATTGGAATTGTTACTTTGACAGGAGAATTGGTTAAAATTCAAATGAAGAAAAAAGGAGTTAATCCGGATAGTAATGAAGTGCCAAAAATTTACAGAAAAGCATCTCAAAAAGATATTGATATCTGGTCTGTAGCACGTGATCGTGAGGAACCAATGAAAGTTCGTGCACGTGAATTGGCAATTCAGCACAAACTGGAAATGAAAATTTCGGATATCGAATTTCAGGGAGACGGTTCTAAAGCAACATTTTACTACACAGCAAATGATCGTGTCGATTTTAGAATGCTGATTAAAGATTTTGCTAAAGAATTCAGTACCAGAGTAGAGATGAAACAAGTTGGTTTCCGTCAGGAAGCGGCTCGTTTAGGCGGAGTTGGTTCTTGCGGACGTGAACTTTGCTGCTCGACCTGGCTGACCGATTTTAGAAGTGTAAATACTTCTGCGGCTCGTTATCAGCAGTTATCCTTGAATCCGCAAAAATTAGCAGGTCAATGTGGAAAATTAAAATGCTGTCTAAACTATGAATTAGATACGTACATGGACGCTTTAAAAGATTTTCCGGATTATGATACGAAACTGATCACAGAAAAAGGCGATGCAGTTTGTCAGAAACAAGATATTTTTAAAGGGCTGATGTGGTTTGCCTACACCAACAATTTTGCAAACTGGCATGTTTTAAAAATTGATCAGGTTAAAGAAATTATTGCAGAAAACAAGCAGAAAAATAAAGTTTCATCTTTAGAAGATTTTGCTCTTGAAGTGGTTGCAGAGCCTGAAAAAGATTTCAATAACGCAATGGGACAAGAGAGTCTGACTCGTTTTGACCAGCCAAAAAGAAAGAAAAAACCAAACCGTAAACGCAAACAAAATGCTGAAGCGGCTGGTGTTGCTGCGCCGGTAAAACCACAGCAGGAAAAAAATACAAATAACGCTAAACCATCAGGAAACAATAATCCGAATAATGGTAATAATGCGAATAAGCCTAACAACCCAAATAAGCAAAATCATAAGAAAAAGCATAATTCGAATAAAAACAATCCGAATAAGCAAAATTCAAATGATAATAAATCTGCTGAACCCAGAAAACCAATAACGAATACTAAAAATGAGAATAAAAAATAG
- a CDS encoding DUF3592 domain-containing protein, producing the protein MQSKAAKIIFLVLVALAGVGAFWMYKFGPETFTHNETRKKYETYIQAEGTIVTKELRGSAIKKNTIWVVQFKDKDDKLQTVKIFDNTTMGKETGEKIIVYYNPTDPTECIDEQEYNDTM; encoded by the coding sequence ATGCAAAGTAAAGCAGCAAAAATAATTTTTTTAGTTCTTGTAGCCTTAGCAGGTGTAGGAGCTTTTTGGATGTACAAATTTGGGCCGGAAACATTTACCCATAATGAAACCAGAAAAAAATACGAAACTTACATACAAGCCGAGGGAACAATTGTAACCAAAGAATTAAGAGGAAGTGCTATTAAAAAAAATACTATTTGGGTAGTTCAGTTTAAAGACAAAGACGATAAATTACAAACCGTAAAAATCTTCGATAACACTACTATGGGAAAAGAAACTGGTGAGAAAATAATAGTTTACTATAATCCGACAGACCCGACAGAATGCATTGATGAACAAGAATACAATGATACAATGTAA
- a CDS encoding ankyrin repeat domain-containing protein, translated as MQTQNQIENFLFQGKFDEARECLNNRETFNEQYLQNNFSQIAAKIIEAKEIDFIERFIKAGFIETDIYELDSFDKSIFNPLSRNIKNDDASLSFFKEIMSKVDNVNDEISDQTLLGYCIEKEAVPEVIKILIEDFGCNANYKSNSQENLIHKIVNNYSLNAEKGTAYIKILLENGVDINEKNVVGTTPLMYAIKRHKKEYIPMLLENGADPNEKDNQENSSFYYAVGEQFSIPMYELLAESSSADFNSINKDGRTLLTEFIRMMSDSEYDLNSLQRLLSDGADLNHCATYYGNPKSGIDYIAEKKSGILKSALDSGSIDVNEQDNQGNTILHKVCAFNVNYDAEAAKEIYRKVKLLLENGADKDITNDKDETALTLASGDNLKIKTVELLMKA; from the coding sequence ATGCAAACACAAAACCAGATTGAAAATTTCCTTTTTCAGGGAAAATTTGATGAGGCCAGAGAATGCCTAAATAACAGAGAAACTTTTAACGAACAATACCTTCAAAATAATTTCTCTCAAATCGCCGCCAAAATAATCGAAGCCAAAGAAATTGATTTTATCGAAAGATTCATAAAAGCCGGTTTTATTGAAACGGATATCTACGAATTGGATAGTTTTGACAAATCGATATTCAATCCTCTTTCCAGAAATATCAAAAATGATGATGCATCTCTTTCTTTCTTCAAAGAAATCATGTCAAAAGTCGATAATGTGAATGACGAAATCAGCGATCAGACGTTATTGGGATACTGCATCGAGAAAGAAGCCGTTCCGGAAGTCATCAAAATTTTAATAGAAGATTTCGGCTGTAATGCCAATTACAAAAGCAATTCACAGGAAAATCTAATCCATAAAATCGTAAATAATTATTCTTTGAATGCTGAAAAAGGCACAGCATATATTAAAATACTTCTTGAAAACGGAGTTGACATCAATGAGAAAAATGTAGTTGGTACAACGCCATTGATGTACGCCATTAAAAGACATAAAAAAGAATACATTCCGATGTTATTAGAAAATGGAGCAGATCCAAATGAAAAAGACAATCAGGAAAACAGTTCTTTTTATTATGCGGTCGGCGAGCAGTTTTCTATTCCGATGTATGAACTTTTGGCCGAATCATCATCTGCTGATTTCAATAGCATCAATAAAGACGGAAGAACTTTACTGACTGAATTTATCCGAATGATGTCTGATTCTGAGTACGATTTAAACTCATTACAACGATTATTATCAGATGGTGCCGACTTAAATCACTGTGCTACTTATTACGGAAATCCAAAATCGGGTATCGATTATATTGCTGAGAAAAAATCGGGCATCCTAAAATCAGCATTAGACAGCGGGTCAATTGATGTGAACGAACAGGATAATCAGGGAAATACCATTTTACACAAAGTTTGTGCTTTCAATGTAAATTATGATGCAGAAGCTGCCAAAGAAATTTACAGAAAAGTAAAACTGCTTCTCGAAAATGGTGCCGATAAAGATATTACCAACGATAAAGACGAAACTGCGCTTACACTTGCTTCGGGAGATAATTTGAAAATAAAAACTGTTGAGCTTTTAATGAAAGCCTAA
- a CDS encoding ankyrin repeat domain-containing protein, whose product MSMSFIIACENGNRKIAELLLQNKEVDVKYTDERGRTALHYAAHRGYLDIVKILVEDGADIDYEDHAGETPLFFACLQKQKQTALYLLDNGAKIEINDKNGNSLLHLTVQTAQVEIATKLLEAGIDVNLLNNNGETPLLLASARLSREIIQLLLDKGADINATDKQGNTPLLYACYTKSIPMVTLLLDNGADINHVNHSGENALLIACYETNRMLAKLLVERGADVFTSNNNGYSPIWYACANNQKEIVALFLENGVDVNYSKPVAGDTSSMNDYLDWVVSASNISNESSFTLNSSYTYGGESLLHVATKKGNLSMVKLLIEAGANINIQDESGNTPLHYSAANGKKDVVKYLLDNKADASIVNVKEQKAIDYSNVKGFNEITELILKYAPSGTTITPIQTSKVEEPKSDAGNAMEAKKKALLDLKELLDAGILTSEEFDAEKSKILKG is encoded by the coding sequence ATGTCAATGTCATTTATAATTGCCTGTGAAAACGGCAACCGAAAAATAGCTGAATTGTTACTTCAAAACAAAGAAGTAGATGTAAAATATACGGATGAAAGAGGAAGAACCGCTCTTCATTATGCCGCACACAGAGGTTATCTGGATATTGTAAAAATATTAGTTGAAGACGGTGCCGATATCGATTATGAAGATCATGCAGGAGAAACGCCTTTGTTCTTTGCTTGTCTTCAAAAACAAAAACAAACTGCTTTATATCTTTTGGATAACGGAGCGAAAATTGAAATCAACGATAAAAACGGTAACAGCCTGTTACACTTGACCGTACAGACAGCTCAAGTTGAAATTGCAACAAAGTTGCTTGAAGCAGGAATCGATGTAAATCTACTGAATAACAATGGCGAAACACCACTTTTACTAGCTTCAGCAAGATTAAGCCGAGAAATTATTCAACTGCTTTTAGACAAAGGAGCTGATATAAATGCGACCGATAAACAAGGAAATACACCATTACTTTATGCTTGTTACACCAAATCGATCCCTATGGTTACGTTGCTTTTGGATAACGGAGCCGACATCAATCACGTAAATCATTCTGGTGAAAATGCGCTTTTGATTGCTTGTTACGAAACCAACCGAATGCTGGCTAAATTATTGGTCGAAAGAGGTGCCGATGTATTTACGTCAAACAACAACGGTTATTCTCCAATTTGGTACGCCTGCGCGAACAATCAAAAGGAAATTGTAGCCTTGTTTTTAGAAAATGGTGTTGATGTAAACTATAGCAAACCTGTTGCTGGCGATACTTCGTCAATGAATGATTATTTGGATTGGGTGGTAAGCGCTTCTAATATTTCGAATGAATCCAGCTTTACATTAAACAGCAGTTATACGTACGGCGGAGAAAGTCTGCTTCATGTTGCTACCAAAAAAGGAAACCTCAGCATGGTTAAATTACTTATTGAAGCCGGAGCCAATATCAATATCCAGGACGAATCAGGAAATACGCCTTTACATTACAGCGCCGCAAACGGAAAGAAAGATGTGGTTAAATATTTACTGGACAATAAAGCCGATGCTTCAATCGTAAACGTAAAAGAGCAAAAAGCAATTGATTATTCGAATGTAAAAGGTTTTAATGAAATTACAGAGTTAATTTTGAAATATGCTCCTTCCGGAACAACTATTACGCCAATTCAAACTTCTAAAGTTGAAGAACCAAAATCCGATGCTGGAAATGCTATGGAAGCAAAAAAGAAAGCTTTACTGGACTTAAAAGAGCTTTTGGATGCCGGAATTTTGACTTCAGAGGAATTTGATGCGGAAAAAAGTAAAATCTTAAAAGGATAA